The DNA sequence aatgaaggGCTACTTATGTTTTCACTCATTTTGTCTTTATTTGAATGAATGTAATCTTGTAAGTCAATTAAACACATTGAAGTGGGAATGTGTGAAATGGTATAAACAAGTCAAAATGAAACATGTTTgatatattaacaaatttaacataattgatttaaaataattatatatctattatttttaaaatttgagactCAAAATGtaccaaaattttataaaaaatactaatttcaaattcactacaaaattaaactAACACACATTCGTTTGTTTGACTCAATGCAAGCACAAACATATATCCATAAATgtaacaagaataaaaaaaaaacaaaatatgttacaaaaaaaaacttactcAACAGCAAAAAGCAAAATATGATTAGATGAGCTTGTTCTATAGTCAACTACCTTTGAtagaaactcaaaataaaacataaaaaattagttttaaaatttagaaaaaaatcatatattttgtatttaaggGAGATgaaatactttaaataaaataaataaatttattttagattttatataacatttataaattttaagtaataaaatttacacttcgtttgacttaattttttaaatttataaaatatttcctaataatattaaataaaacacttttcataaGCTGCTTTAAAATTATGGTCATATCACTAATAATTGTGTACATTTTAGGAATATTGTCCAAGATGTCATCAAGAATTCAAGCAATACAACAATAAAGATTGCATTTATTAACATAATCGATGATGAACAATGTTGGATCGAAAGGAAGGTTAGTTTGTGATAATTATCGGAAAACATGGATTGAGTAGACACAACGAATACAACGTGAATAGTTTTGAGACAATTATTATAtcgatagaaaaaaaaaaaacataaacataggTTATTTAAAAGTAAGGATAACAAATTGTAGTTACAATTACAAATTATagttacaattcaaatactagAACACATCGAACAAGAAAAACGACAAATCTAGTGATCAATATTGCAACTTGGATTAccacttttataatttttttgtatcaatttttgttttatccttataatttagtttcttaCAATTTACATTTCTAATTTATCAGTGCAATCTATCTCCATCTTCTTTActttcctttatatttttttcacttccCACACATTATTCTATCtttatatacaaaatacaaaaatatgattattagaAAGAACACACAAGTTTACCATTCAAAATCATATCAAAAGAGATTGTAATGGATTACATATATTTGTGAGACAGATACATATTGTAAGTAATTTGTATTTCGTTACAGTTGTGGAATCATAAAACCAACACACTCTAAGTTAgattaaaaaacaaagaatCCATGTCAAGTAGATTTGGTTCTTCACAAATATATTGGACAAGTGTCGAACCAACATTCTTAAgaaataactatatattttaattattataaatataataataataataataataaaatagagtaattgcaataataataaaagtagaaAGTTATCTAtttgatttatgatttttttttaatttatcttcgtCGTTGTTGTCGACTCTCCTTGATCCATTCTATATTGACTcgatgttatatttttatgctttttaatttgatctttaattttagtttaatttgattttttttgtttagtttagaTGTATATTTATCTAAAAACCAAATCAAACTGCACCAGAAACACTCTAgttatatacaaaattttgcatattataactatatattatcctattaattttattttaataatgataaattgaaatttagtataataattatattaaaaaataattattaaataaaaacagaaaaatgtAATTACCCTCACACaagtttttatttgaatatctTTAAAAAGTCACCACCATTCTGTATCAAAATTGTTGTGATCCATATTCTTGTATGAAGACATTATTTGATCCATATTCTTCACATGGATTTATTTATTGCACTTGCTAACCTGTGACGAATAAGTTTGGCAGCTGCAACCATATTAGTGAGAGCAGGCTTGACCTCAGTGTACTTGCGTGTCTTGAGGCCACAATCTGGGTTGACCCACAGAATGTTGCTTTCAACAACTGCAAGCATTTTGTTGATCCTCTCAGCAATTTCATCTGTGGGTGGAATCCTTGGTGAGTGAATATCATAAACGCCAGGACCAATCCCAGCACCATACTTCACTCCCTCGCGGAACACTGAAAGCAATTTCTCATCTGATCTGGAGTTCTCAATGGTGATCACATCGGCATCCATGTCTATGATTGAGTGGATGATGTCATTGAAGTTGGAGTAGCACATATGAGTGTGAATCTATTAAACATCaaagtatattaatattattaataaattagtaGATATCAGAAGATGAGAAATGAAGGTGAACCTGAGTGGTGTCTCTCACACCACAGTTGGTAATCCTAAATGAGTGAACTGCCCAGTTTAGATAGAAAGCCTCTTCAGACTTCCTCAGCGGTAAACCTTCTCTTAGAGCAGCCTCATCAATCTGGATTACAGTAATACCAGCATTCTCAAGATCATCAACCTCATTCTTGATAGCCAAAGCAATCTGGTAGCATGTTTCAAATCTAATAACAAATAGATAATGTTAAGTAAGACAATATCCACTCAAACCTGCAAGGTAGCAAAATAAAGGTTTTCATACCTTGGCTGGTCATCTCTAACGAAGGACCAGTTCAGAATAGTAACAGGGCCAGTAAGCATTCCCTTCATAGGTCGTTTGGTCAAACTTTGAGCTGTTGAAGACCAGAAAACAGTCATGGGCTTGGGACGGCTCACGTCACCATAAATGATGGGAGGCTTCACACATCGCGATCCATATGATTGCACCCACCCATTGGCAGTAAAAGCAAAGCCAGATAATTGCTCTCCAAAGTACTCAACCATGTCATTCCTCTAAATTGCCAAACATTTTTCAAcaattaagttttatatttttcttcagaaagaagttttttttattaaactactACTAATCAAAAATATCATCTACACACCTCAGGCTCTCCATGAACCAAGACGTCAATACCAAGTTCTTCCTGGAGCTTCACAACATTGTTAATTTCCTCCTTAATGAAACGGATATAATCTTCCTCAGAGATCCTATTCACAGTAATTATATAGCATTCTAAATGTCATACTGTAATGATAGTTGGATTTGGCAGGTGGCAGGAGATGAACACTTTATACTCACTTATTAGCCTTGAATTCACGCCGAACTCTTCTAAGATCTGCAGTCTGAGGAAAAGATCCAATTGTAGTGGTTGGAAGAATAGGAAGATTCAGTTTCTTCTGTTGAGCATCCAACCTGGCACTAACATTTGTGACCCTGCGATGATTAGATCCCTTCAGAGTTGCAACCTGAGGAAAAAACATATTAAGCCTTCTAAAATTGGTTGGTCTTTCCTTTTGCAGGTTCTGAAATAGTTTGGTATACATGATAGATTCTGTCATTGGGTTAAATTGGTTTTGGAATCTGCTAAgctatatctttttcttttaatgggAATGTTGTTGGCTTTATTAGTTGTTTGTACAAGAAGCGTCCAACAGGGTTATCATCCATCACCCCTTCTCTTTTGTTTTCCAGTTAACAGGTTCTTGGTAGGGGTCTCCCTCAGCTGTTATGAAAAGGGATTAATTACTCCTTTTGTTGGTCTTTCTGGTAACACTAAAATAAGCCTATGCTTTTGTTTCAGGCTCTGGTAAAACACTTCCTCTATCCAAAGTTTTCTGGTATAAATTTATTCCTGCTGCTGTGTCTTTTTTTGGTTCGAGATTGTTGCTTAAGCTGCCAACTAATGATATGCTTATTATACTTGGCTATTATATTGTTTCTACGTGTAAACACTGTCAACATGCATTTGAAACTGCTGATCACCATATTTTCATTGCTCCTATGCTAAAACAGTAGTTCTAGCTTGAAAATTTATGTTGATCATGATGATATTCAGTCCCGTTCATTACATATGCTCCAACTTTAGTTGTAGTGTTAGGGATATGAGTTGATTATGTTAGAGATATGGTTTGATTACATTAAATAGGAAGATATGATATGATTTGATACGGATATATTGaaaccaaatatttctcatcattagatattaattttgttCCTTATTATTATATCCTTTCTTTGCTATAAGAGTACATGCATGTACTAACACAAGGAATTCATTATATTCCCTCACAATTTCTCTCTTCTCAACATAGTAAGAAAGTGATCACATCCTCTGTGACCAGTTTAGTAAATAGTCCTTTCAACAATAGTGATGATTCTGCATACGTATCTTCTAAAACAATCCTCAAgtaaaagaaccaaattgaaaatcTAAATCAGCACTTACGGCCTTTTGGACGGCCTCATTTGTCACCCTTGGGGAGGACTTCCTTGAAGCCAAGGCTGCAGCATTAGCAGAAAAGTAAACCTGCAAAAAGATAGgccataaaaaaacaaaatgatgTAAGTTTGTAACAAAAAGTTTTCAATTCAATGGGTATGATGTACCTCATCCTTCTGTCCAGACAATGCCTTGGCCAACGCATTGACTTCAACAACCTTTTGTGCCGCAAATGAAAGCCAAGATTTAATCTCTTGGTCCAACTTGGTCTCATTCACAAGATCAACTGCAGTGTGAAGAAGAGAACAGGATGTAGAAACCACAACCTTGTCTGCAGAAGTAAAAGATGGTTCAGATTTAATTTCTGGTATGCTGAATATATGTCAATAACAATGCTAATTGACAACAAGTACCAGTCCCAACAATGTCCTCAAGTGCCTGCAAGGTGTTCAGAGAAGATGCAAGATTATTGGCCCAAATATTTCTTCCATCAACAACACCAGCAAAAAGAAATTTTCCAGATGGAAATCCCTGCTTGATCAAATCAAGGGTCTTTGTTCCACGAACAATGTCAAACCCATATGCAGTAACAGCCTTCAAAGAGGTGAGAGTTTTGTATGCTTCAGCAGGAATGTCAGCAAAATATGTCTCAATCAGAACATTCAAACCAGACAAACTTGATTCTAGTTCTGCATAGGCATGAGTAAATGCTTGTAACTGGTGGGCATCAAGATCCTTCACAAGGGTAGGTTCATCAAACTGGACCCAAGTAGCACCGGCTGCCTTCAAATCAACCACAACCTTCCTAAAATATTTAACGAAGTATGATTGAAGCAACATTAATATACAATTCCAGCACATATCAGCACTTTAAGACCATACCTGTAGACAGGAAGGATCTTGTCAATTAGGGAAAGAAGGGAAAACGACTTATCAACACCCTTTGCTGGTTTTGACAGCAACAAGTAGGATACAGGTCCCACAAGCACAGGTACAGTATTAATTCCCAGCTACATTATAGAAAGACAAAGGTTATAAGCATCGGTGAATGAAATtaacaattcaaaataa is a window from the Vigna unguiculata cultivar IT97K-499-35 chromosome 7, ASM411807v1, whole genome shotgun sequence genome containing:
- the LOC114190227 gene encoding 5-methyltetrahydropteroyltriglutamate--homocysteine methyltransferase 1-like, which encodes MIGTLVCFHRSSLPLHHSPIIHQFRCENEGSRMFYRTICHHLVSVASSSAVGSRLGPLQSDRAMASHIVGYPRIGPKRELKFSLESFWDGKSSAEELQQVAADLRSAIWKQMAEAGTKYIPSNTFSYYDQVLDTTAMLGAVPARYNWNGGEIGFDVYFSMARGNASVPAMELTKWFDTNYHYIVPELGPDVKFSYSSHKAVVEYKEAKVLGINTVPVLVGPVSYLLLSKPAKGVDKSFSLLSLIDKILPVYRKVVVDLKAAGATWVQFDEPTLVKDLDAHQLQAFTHAYAELESSLSGLNVLIETYFADIPAEAYKTLTSLKAVTAYGFDIVRGTKTLDLIKQGFPSGKFLFAGVVDGRNIWANNLASSLNTLQALEDIVGTDKVVVSTSCSLLHTAVDLVNETKLDQEIKSWLSFAAQKVVEVNALAKALSGQKDEVYFSANAAALASRKSSPRVTNEAVQKAVATLKGSNHRRVTNVSARLDAQQKKLNLPILPTTTIGSFPQTADLRRVRREFKANKISEEDYIRFIKEEINNVVKLQEELGIDVLVHGEPERNDMVEYFGEQLSGFAFTANGWVQSYGSRCVKPPIIYGDVSRPKPMTVFWSSTAQSLTKRPMKGMLTGPVTILNWSFVRDDQPRFETCYQIALAIKNEVDDLENAGITVIQIDEAALREGLPLRKSEEAFYLNWAVHSFRITNCGVRDTTQIHTHMCYSNFNDIIHSIIDMDADVITIENSRSDEKLLSVFREGVKYGAGIGPGVYDIHSPRIPPTDEIAERINKMLAVVESNILWVNPDCGLKTRKYTEVKPALTNMVAAAKLIRHRLASAINKSM